Proteins encoded in a region of the Euleptes europaea isolate rEulEur1 chromosome 3, rEulEur1.hap1, whole genome shotgun sequence genome:
- the CCDC97 gene encoding coiled-coil domain-containing protein 97: MSLQVSHGAEQIPDDLSSYGSDAPLHRPLWGEQMSGVPALQSGPSDTKGIFKTSHPREAQHWNGGSNFPPGKYGSTSIFSPFSMWVELKTGIPATDKMSGAAKPTHLDNRKLKMAAAAVDIPEEETEEDEDADIKLFHWHGRKLASINSEQSPPQPTEDDDPALLAMFHTVATSHLAVRSQQKDEPDFTPVQKLAILRELYHTKPLVFLERFRTALREDHLACFRHLSGNYEADFYCAEVRRAGLGKTRHTRVRNKRYAALQQLIRGGEYFSDEQMRCRDPLLYEQYIGQYLSNQELQELGGCKQEAGCSLSGVLLDSYQEDIIQQRLQVQQEQEEACLEEEEDSDSDDDEAMASNPTDDWVPDREEKAFLREEFTSRMYQRFLDGKDRDFNYSEVDENPDFDNLDIVSQDEEERYFDREEPEAADSMEAE; the protein is encoded by the exons ATGTCACTGCAGGTCTCCCATGGGGCTGAACAGATTCCCGATGACCTGAGCTCATACGGCTCTGATGCCCCGCTGCACCGGCCCCTGTGGGGGGAACAGATGTCTGGAGTCCCAGCCCTGCAGAGTGGCCCTTCAGACacaaagggaatttttaaaacaTCGCATCCTAGGGAAGCACAGCATTGGAATGGAGGTTCAAATTTTCCTCCTGGCAAGTATGGATCCACCAGTATATTCTCTCCCTTTTCGATGTGGGTTGAATTAAAAACCGGAATCCCAGCTACAGATAAAATGAGTGGAGCCGCCAAACCAACCCACCTGGACAATAGGAAGCTCaagatggcagctgctgctgtggACATCCCAGAGGAGGAGACGGAGGAGGATGAGGATGCTGACATCAAACTATTCCACTGGCATGGTAGGAAACTGGCGTCCATCAACTCTGAACAGTCGCCTCCTCAGCCCACCGAGGATGATGACCCTGCTTTGCTAGCCATGTTCCACACTGTAGCTACCAGCCACTTGGCTGTGCGCAGTCAACAGAAGGATGAGCCGGACTTCACACCTGTGCAAAAATTGGCCATCTTACGGGAGCTGTACCACACCAAGCCCCTGGTCTTCCTGGAGCGCTTCCGAACAGCCTTGCGGGAAGATCACCTGGCTTGCTTCCGCCACCTCTCCGGCAACTACGAGGCAGACTTCTACTGTGCCGAGGTGCGCAGGGCTGGCCTGGGCAAAACCCGCCACACCCGGGTGCGGAACAAGCGGTACGCTGCTCTGCAGCAGCTCATTCGAG GTGGGGAGTACTTCAGTGATGAGCAGATGCGCTGCCGGGACCCCCTGCTGTATGAGCAGTACATCGGGCAGTACCTGAGCAACCAGGAGCTGCAAGAGCTGGGCGGCTGCAAGCAGGAGGCTGGCTGCTCTCTCTCTGGCGTCCTGCTGGACTCCTACCAGGAGGACATCATCCAGCAGCGGCTGCAAGTCCAgcaggaacaggaggaggcctgtctggaggaagaggaggacagcGACAGCGACGACGACGAAG CCATGGCATCCAACCCCACGGATGACTGGGTCCCTGACAGGGAAGAGAAGGCGTTCCTACGGGAGGAGTTCACCAGCCGTATGTACCAGCGGTTCCTTGACGGCAAAGACCGGGACTTCAACTACAG TGAGGTTGATGAGAACCCAGACTTTGACAATCTGGACATCGTGTCCCAGGATGAAGAGGAGCGCTATTTTGACAGGGAAGAACCAGAAGCGGCTGATTCCATGGAAGCTGAGTAG